In Modestobacter versicolor, a single genomic region encodes these proteins:
- a CDS encoding SpoIIE family protein phosphatase: MVTRADEPEHAAGPSAARIDHTAVFRAMPTPYLVLTPDLVIADANDAFLASTGRALAELVGRDLFDAFPGNPNDHEPDGGAAKVRAAILRARDTGRPHTMPVQQYDIPDRAGGFVKRFWSLISVPVLDAAGGCRYVLQRAEDITDYVREQAQAGHPSGTGKKWRRRVLEVESDLFARAAELRASREAEAETARRLAALSAVALALGEAETLDELARVVTHRGLVGLGAIGGAVGVREGDHLRIVLTEDLGAAQAGADTLLPLEAGYPGCVAARTGQRVLLPDTAASLAFSAEWAALMADTVGQAWAAVPLESGGRRIGSLSVAWDRPRTLDEGELELLVALAAQCAQALERIRARQAEQERHAAVQGMAEALQRSLLTEPPEPDHLEIAVRYLPAASQAQVGGDWYDAFLLGDGRTALVIGDVTGHDRHAAAAMAQVRNVLRGVAHSLQEPPAAVLTALDRAMCDLAVDTLATAVLATIEQGPAEEARGVRLLRWSNAGHPPPLLVSPEGEVSVLEHEPDLLLGLDPSASRADHVAELRAGATVLLYTDGLVERRGSSLDAGLAWLVAEVGRVGRLPLEEVCDRLLGALEGAVEDDVALLAVRAHPQDRPRPAEAGRSRLPAGHSAVSG; this comes from the coding sequence GTGGTCACGCGAGCGGACGAGCCGGAGCACGCAGCCGGCCCGAGCGCGGCCCGCATCGACCACACCGCCGTCTTCCGGGCGATGCCGACGCCCTACCTGGTGCTGACGCCCGACCTGGTGATCGCCGACGCCAACGACGCCTTCCTGGCCAGCACGGGCCGGGCGCTGGCCGAGCTCGTCGGCCGGGACCTCTTCGACGCCTTCCCGGGCAACCCCAACGACCACGAGCCGGACGGCGGGGCGGCCAAGGTGCGCGCGGCGATCCTGCGGGCCAGGGACACCGGCCGGCCGCACACCATGCCGGTGCAGCAGTACGACATCCCGGACCGTGCCGGGGGCTTCGTCAAGCGCTTCTGGAGCCTGATCAGCGTCCCGGTGCTCGACGCGGCCGGCGGGTGCCGGTACGTGCTCCAGCGGGCCGAGGACATCACCGACTACGTCCGCGAGCAGGCCCAGGCAGGGCACCCGAGCGGCACCGGCAAGAAGTGGCGGCGCCGCGTGCTCGAGGTGGAGAGCGACCTGTTCGCCCGAGCCGCCGAGCTCCGGGCATCGCGGGAGGCGGAGGCCGAGACCGCCCGCCGGCTGGCCGCCCTCTCCGCGGTCGCCCTGGCCCTCGGCGAGGCGGAGACGCTCGACGAGCTGGCCCGGGTGGTCACCCACCGCGGTCTGGTGGGCCTCGGCGCGATCGGCGGGGCGGTCGGCGTCCGCGAGGGCGACCACCTGCGCATCGTGCTGACGGAGGACCTGGGTGCCGCCCAGGCGGGTGCGGACACCCTGCTGCCCCTCGAGGCCGGCTACCCCGGCTGCGTGGCGGCCCGCACCGGGCAGCGGGTGCTGCTGCCGGACACCGCAGCCAGCCTCGCGTTCTCCGCCGAGTGGGCGGCGCTGATGGCCGACACGGTCGGGCAGGCCTGGGCGGCGGTGCCGCTGGAGAGCGGCGGGCGGCGGATCGGCTCGCTCAGCGTCGCCTGGGACCGGCCGCGGACGCTGGACGAGGGCGAGCTGGAGCTGCTGGTCGCGCTGGCCGCGCAGTGCGCCCAGGCGCTGGAGCGGATCCGGGCCCGGCAGGCCGAGCAGGAACGGCACGCCGCCGTCCAGGGGATGGCCGAGGCGCTGCAGCGCAGCCTGCTCACCGAGCCGCCGGAGCCCGACCACCTGGAGATCGCCGTCCGCTACCTCCCCGCGGCGTCCCAGGCCCAGGTCGGCGGCGACTGGTACGACGCCTTCCTGCTCGGCGACGGCCGCACCGCCCTGGTCATCGGCGACGTCACCGGGCACGACCGGCACGCCGCGGCGGCGATGGCCCAGGTGCGCAACGTGCTCCGCGGGGTGGCGCACAGCCTGCAGGAGCCACCGGCCGCCGTCCTGACCGCGCTGGACCGGGCGATGTGCGACCTCGCGGTCGACACGCTGGCCACCGCGGTGCTGGCGACGATCGAGCAGGGGCCGGCGGAGGAGGCCCGGGGGGTGCGGCTGCTCCGCTGGAGCAACGCCGGCCACCCGCCACCGCTGCTGGTCTCGCCGGAGGGGGAGGTGTCCGTGCTCGAGCACGAGCCGGACCTGCTGCTGGGCCTGGACCCCTCGGCGTCGCGCGCTGACCACGTCGCCGAGCTGCGCGCCGGGGCGACGGTGCTGCTCTACACCGACGGCCTGGTCGAGCGGCGGGGGTCCTCGCTGGACGCCGGGCTCGCCTGGCTGGTCGCCGAGGTCGGCCGGGTGGGCCGGCTGCCGCTGGAGGAGGTCTGCGACCGGCTGCTGGGCGCGCTGGAGGGGGCCGTGGAGGACGACGTCGCGCTGCTCGCCGTCCGGGCCCACCCGCAGGACCGGCCGCGCCCCGCCGAGGCGGGCCGCAGCCGGCTGCCGGCCGGGCACAGCGCGGTCAGCGGCTGA
- a CDS encoding protein kinase domain-containing protein, with protein sequence MVEPARKILADRYELRALLAAGGMGQVWRAHDQLLGRPVAVKVLRSEYTGDELFLARFRAEAQHAAALGHPNIAAVYDYGEEPAIDGSGEHLAYLVMELVEGESLSSLLARGGALTPDRTLDLLRQTAAALAVAHEAGVVHRDVKPGNVLVRWDGTVKITDFGIAWSAGSVPLTQTGQVIGTASYLSPEQAAGAHATPASDVYALGMVGYECLAGRRAFDGDNSVTIALRHLRDTPDPLPDEVPAGIRTLIEHALVKDPAQRYPDGAAFVAAVDEVLAGRQLPPVQRTDTQSFWLLPDAAALAGAAPATGETRRPPRPAPQGRVGRLLVPLVALLVGAGLAAGVLQALTPTAPPATTASTLQVTASPAADELVLERADYVGRPVDAVRIQLEAMDLQVQLEAVETDEVSPGTVVDVAPLSVRLQPGQTVLVSYAAAAEPRSSSAGGSSRAPAEAVVQSPEKATPSASPTPRATTSTPTPSPTATPTPTVTTEPVETEPVETDEPDEDDDDDEDGGTPVTTAPTTTATPTSTAATTLR encoded by the coding sequence TTCCTGGCCCGCTTCCGGGCCGAGGCGCAGCACGCCGCGGCGCTGGGCCACCCGAACATCGCCGCCGTCTACGACTACGGCGAGGAGCCGGCGATCGACGGGTCGGGCGAGCACCTCGCCTACCTGGTCATGGAGCTGGTCGAGGGCGAGTCGCTGTCCTCCCTGCTCGCCCGCGGCGGCGCGCTCACCCCCGACCGCACGCTCGACCTGCTCCGGCAGACCGCCGCCGCGCTGGCCGTCGCCCACGAGGCCGGCGTCGTCCACCGGGACGTGAAGCCGGGCAACGTGCTCGTCCGCTGGGACGGCACCGTCAAGATCACCGACTTCGGGATCGCGTGGTCGGCGGGCAGCGTGCCGCTGACCCAGACCGGCCAGGTGATCGGCACCGCCTCCTACCTCTCCCCGGAGCAGGCGGCCGGCGCGCACGCCACCCCGGCGAGCGACGTCTACGCCCTGGGCATGGTCGGCTACGAGTGCCTGGCCGGTCGGCGGGCGTTCGACGGCGACAACTCGGTCACCATCGCGCTGCGGCACCTGCGCGACACCCCCGACCCGCTGCCCGACGAGGTCCCGGCCGGCATCCGCACGCTCATCGAGCACGCCCTGGTCAAGGACCCGGCGCAGCGCTACCCGGACGGCGCGGCGTTCGTGGCCGCCGTTGACGAGGTGCTCGCCGGCCGGCAGCTGCCGCCGGTGCAGCGCACCGACACGCAGAGCTTCTGGCTGCTGCCCGACGCCGCGGCGCTCGCCGGGGCGGCCCCGGCCACCGGCGAGACGCGGCGCCCGCCCCGCCCGGCGCCGCAGGGCCGGGTCGGCCGGCTGCTGGTGCCGCTCGTGGCGCTGCTGGTCGGCGCCGGGCTCGCCGCGGGCGTGCTCCAGGCGCTGACCCCGACCGCGCCGCCGGCGACCACCGCCTCCACGCTCCAGGTGACCGCGTCCCCGGCGGCCGACGAGCTGGTGCTGGAGCGGGCCGACTACGTGGGCCGCCCGGTCGACGCCGTGCGCATCCAGCTGGAGGCGATGGACCTCCAGGTGCAGCTGGAGGCCGTCGAGACCGACGAGGTGTCCCCGGGCACCGTCGTCGACGTCGCGCCGCTGTCGGTCCGGCTGCAGCCCGGCCAGACCGTGCTGGTCAGCTACGCGGCCGCCGCCGAGCCGCGCAGCAGCTCCGCGGGCGGCTCCTCGCGCGCGCCGGCCGAGGCCGTCGTCCAGTCCCCGGAGAAGGCGACGCCGTCGGCCAGCCCGACGCCGCGGGCGACCACCAGCACGCCGACCCCCAGCCCGACCGCCACGCCGACCCCCACGGTGACCACCGAGCCCGTGGAGACCGAGCCGGTGGAGACCGACGAGCCGGACGAGGACGACGACGACGACGAGGACGGCGGCACCCCGGTGACCACCGCCCCCACCACGACGGCCACGCCGACCAGCACCGCCGCGACGACGCTGCGCTGA
- a CDS encoding competence/damage-inducible protein A produces the protein MAVRAGIVVTGTEVLTGRVSDRNGPWLAEALRARGVDVGSVVVVGDRPEDLRAALGFLAGSVDLVITSGGLGPTADDLTAAVVGDFQGRPSIVDEALEERIAAVVARLSARRGWRMDPGATAAGVRKQAQVPAGATVLEPVGTAPGLVVPVAEGRSGPPVLVLPGPPSELQGMWPAAVDSAPVRAALAGATELRQRTLRLWGTPESELAATLRRVDDELAGLEVTTCLRDGELEIVTRYDAGAEPAYGRLEQAVTADFGDTLFSDGPTADALVATAFADRGWTVAVGESCTGGLLTARLTAVEGSSAWVLGGVAAYANSAKEQLLDVPAATLAQAGAVSPEVARALAEGARSRFGSDVGIGLTGIAGPGGGTAEKPVGTVHLAAVGPDGEVAKSVVLMGSRDSIRQRTTAHAVHLLRQLLLGGPPA, from the coding sequence GTGGCAGTGCGTGCGGGCATCGTGGTCACCGGTACCGAGGTGCTCACCGGGCGGGTGAGCGACCGCAACGGCCCCTGGCTGGCCGAGGCGCTCCGGGCCCGCGGGGTCGACGTCGGGTCGGTCGTCGTGGTCGGCGACCGGCCGGAGGACCTGCGCGCGGCGCTGGGCTTCCTGGCCGGCAGCGTCGACCTGGTCATCACCAGCGGGGGCCTCGGGCCGACCGCCGACGACCTCACCGCGGCCGTCGTCGGCGACTTCCAGGGCCGGCCCTCGATCGTCGACGAGGCGCTGGAGGAGCGGATCGCAGCCGTGGTGGCCCGGCTCTCCGCCCGCCGCGGCTGGCGGATGGACCCGGGAGCGACCGCAGCCGGCGTCCGCAAGCAGGCGCAGGTGCCCGCCGGGGCGACCGTGCTGGAACCGGTCGGGACGGCGCCGGGGCTGGTCGTGCCGGTGGCCGAGGGGCGCAGCGGGCCGCCGGTGCTGGTGCTGCCCGGGCCGCCGTCGGAGCTGCAGGGCATGTGGCCCGCTGCCGTCGACTCCGCCCCGGTGCGCGCAGCGCTGGCCGGTGCCACCGAGCTGCGGCAGCGGACCCTGCGGCTGTGGGGCACCCCGGAGTCGGAGCTCGCGGCCACCCTGCGCCGGGTCGACGACGAGCTGGCCGGGCTGGAGGTCACCACCTGCCTCCGCGACGGCGAGCTGGAGATCGTCACCCGCTACGACGCGGGCGCCGAGCCGGCCTACGGGCGGCTGGAGCAGGCGGTCACCGCCGACTTCGGGGACACGCTGTTCAGCGACGGGCCCACCGCCGACGCGCTGGTCGCCACCGCGTTCGCGGACCGCGGCTGGACGGTCGCGGTGGGGGAGTCGTGCACCGGCGGGCTGCTCACCGCCCGGCTGACCGCGGTCGAGGGCTCCTCGGCGTGGGTGCTCGGCGGGGTGGCGGCCTACGCGAACAGCGCCAAGGAGCAGCTGCTCGACGTGCCCGCCGCGACGCTGGCCCAGGCCGGTGCGGTGAGCCCCGAGGTCGCCCGCGCACTGGCCGAGGGTGCGCGCAGCCGGTTCGGCTCCGACGTGGGAATCGGGCTGACCGGCATCGCCGGACCGGGCGGCGGCACCGCCGAGAAGCCGGTCGGCACCGTCCACCTGGCCGCTGTCGGTCCGGACGGCGAGGTCGCGAAGTCGGTGGTCCTGATGGGGTCGCGGGACTCGATCCGGCAGCGGACGACGGCGCACGCCGTCCACCTGCTCCGGCAGCTGCTGCTGGGCGGTCCGCCCGCCTGA